A region of the Desulfuribacillus alkaliarsenatis genome:
GCAAGCTAGTGACCAATTTGCCAAAAGAAGTTTACAAAATTTTTGACAATGCCCATGTGAAACGTACTCCAGCGGAGTGGTCATTCCGTTGGATATGGAATCATCCTGAAGTTACTTTGGTATTGTCGGGTATGAACTCCATGGAAATGGTGAAAGAAAATATTCGAGTGGCCTCTGAAGCAGAAGCCAACTCATTTAGCGATATGGATTATGAGTTGTTTGATAAAGTGCGAAGGATATTAGACGAGAAAATAAAGATACCCTGTACGGGCTGCAATTACTGCATACCCTGTCCAGCGGGTGTCGATATCCCTACTTGTTTTTCTGCATATAACGACACCGAGATTGAAGGCAAATGGACAGCAGTTGGGAAATATCTCATGCAGACAGGCATGAAAACCAAGGCCAGCAACGCCTCGTTATGTACAAAGTGTGGGAAATGCGAGAAATACTGCCCGCAAAATATCGCGATTAGAGAAGAACTTACTAACGTAACAAAAACAATGGAAGGTTTTCATTACAAGCCAGCTAGATTTCTAATTAAGCGTTTTATGAGATTATAGGTTAAGTTCTTTTAAGAAGGACAACTACTAGAATTATAAAGAAAGTATTAGTATGAAGGAATTCCTATTAAAATATAGAATAAATAACATCAGAGGAATTTAAGTGATAGGATAATAAAAGGAGGCTAACAATGAAGAAGATTGGTTTTATTGGTGTAGGAGTTATGGGGAAATCAATGGTACGCAATTTGATGAAAAATGGCTTTGAAGTGACGATTTACACCCGTACCAAGAGTAAGGTTGAAGATGTAATCAGTGAAGGCGCTATTTGGTGCGATGATGTAGCCGCCTGCTCTAAAGGTCAAGATGCAATAATTACGATTGTAGGCTATCCAAAGGATATTGACGAAGTGTATTTCGGCGAAGAGGGCATTTTGAACAGTGCAAAGTCAGGTGCATATGTTATTGATATGACCACAACCAGTCCGAAGCAGTCAATCAGCATCTATAATAAAGCGAAGGAAAAAGGCTTGTTTGCACTTGATGCACCAGTGTCTGGTGGTGATGTCGGTGCGAAGAATGGGACACTTTCGATTATGGTAGGTGGAGATAAGGAAGCTTTCGAGGCGTGCAAGCCTATATTTAAAAGTCTAGGCAAAAATATTATCTATGAAGGTGCGGCAGGCGCAGGCCAACATACGAAAATGGCGAATCAAATTGCGATTGCAGGGGCAATTGCTGGAGTTGTTGAAGCAATGAGCTATGCAAAAAGCGTCGGACTAGATGTACAGACAATGCTTGACAGTATTAGCCAGGGTGCGGCTGGAAGCTGGCAGATGACCAATATGGCACCGCGAATTCTAAAGGGAGATTTAGATCCAGGGTTTTTCTTGAAGCATTTCATTAAAGACATGGGAATAGCCGTAGATGAAGCAGATGATGTAGAGCTTAACTTAGAAGTACTTAAGAATGTATTGAATATGTATAAAAAGCTTGAGGAACAAGGTCTAGGCGACCTAGGTACACAGGCACTAATTAAATATTACGAGCGTTAGAACAATCATATCGCAGCAGATAACAAACAAAAATTCGTTATTCTGCTGTGTTTTTTGTCTTTTTAAGCAAATTATTTGTAGAAAATTGTTAGAATTACTCGAATCATAAAGAAAATTTAATGTTGTCTTTAAGATTTCTTAAGGTTCAAAAGACTAATAACATAGTAAAATGTAACTAAGAATAAATTATATGTTCCAAATCATACACTGTTATTAAGTTGAAAATATACTACGGATTGTTAGAGATATTCTGTTGTTAGTAGCGGAGGTGAGTATATGGGCTTTGCGCAGTTAGAGCAAGACACAGAATTTAAAAAAGAAATACCAAATTCACATGGCAATATTGAACGGGAAAATTCCTCTGTCCATAGCGCTCTAACCGAAGCAAGTACTATGGGTAACTCCCGCATGATTAAGACTCTCGAAGCCATAGAAGATCAAGATAGTGGACAAACACAAGTGGATGAAACACCACAGAAAACAGGAATTCTAAACTGGGGCAAACAAAAGGCCACAAGTGTTAAAAAGTATTTTCAACAAACTGTTCAAAGATTTGGGAACTATCTTGAGGAAAGAAAGGCAAAAAAACAAGCTAAAAAACGTTTATCTGATATAAATGTGGAGATGCTAGCAGAGAGTTCGGCTTTAACTTCCGACGAAAGAACTGAGGCGACTGATCGACTAAAAGCCTTACGTCAAACAGATAACGAACAAGCAGAAAGAGCTGGAGAAACTCAAGAATCTAGGTTTAACAAACTAGAGGCTGGAGGCTTTGCTTTTCTTATCGAAGACCAAAAGTATAATGAAAACGGTGAAGTAGAAACTGAAGAAATTCAGCCTGAAGCCGTCAGTGTTACCGGCACACCTGTTGCTGGGGAGGGAAGCGAAGAAAGTG
Encoded here:
- a CDS encoding NAD(P)-dependent oxidoreductase, which gives rise to MKKIGFIGVGVMGKSMVRNLMKNGFEVTIYTRTKSKVEDVISEGAIWCDDVAACSKGQDAIITIVGYPKDIDEVYFGEEGILNSAKSGAYVIDMTTTSPKQSISIYNKAKEKGLFALDAPVSGGDVGAKNGTLSIMVGGDKEAFEACKPIFKSLGKNIIYEGAAGAGQHTKMANQIAIAGAIAGVVEAMSYAKSVGLDVQTMLDSISQGAAGSWQMTNMAPRILKGDLDPGFFLKHFIKDMGIAVDEADDVELNLEVLKNVLNMYKKLEEQGLGDLGTQALIKYYER